The genomic interval GGAACCTACATAAGGAGGGAACTTGAAAGGCTGAACTTCAGACCCGCCCTCTCGGTTACCCACCACAACACCACACTGGTGCTGATAAAGACCGAAAAGGAGACCCCAATTCCAATAATCTACAGGGGTGCCGACAGGTTCATAACGCGGGAACTGCTGGAGGAGAAGTGGAAGGATGCCAAAATCGTACACACTTCCGCCTTCGCCCTCTCCCTCCCCCCGTCCCAGGAAGCGATACTCGATGCACTCAGGGAGGCCAAAGAGGAAGGGGCCCTGATCTCCGTTGACCCTAACTACAGGAAGGCGATATGGGAGAGGTGGGGGGCCGACAAAAGGGCCTTGCTGGAGGCCATTTCGCTCGCGGACTTCGTCAAGCCCTCCATGGACGACGCCAAGGAGCTCTTTGGGAGCAAAGACCCGATAGACGCTCTGCGAAATTTTAAGAGGCTCGGAGCAAAGAACGTCATCCTCAGCATGGGAGCAAAGGGCGTCCTCGCATTAATGGAAGAAGGGGAGTACATCCGGGTGCTGGCCAGAAACGCTGACGTCGTTGACCCAACAGGGGCGGGAGATTCGCTCTTGGGCACGGTTCTGGCGAAGCTCTCCAAGGGGCACGATATGGAAGAGGCTATAAACTCCGGGGTGGAAGTTGCTTCAAGGGTAGTTAGTGAAGAGGGGACGCTGGTGAAGGTGAGGTAAGGTGGAGAGCCTGCTGGAAAAGCTCAAGAAGTTTGGGTTCACGAAGTACGAGGCCCTGACCTACATAACACTTCTCGCCCACGGCCCGCTCACGGCCAGGGGGATTTCGCAGAAGGGCCAGATTCCCTACAACAGAACCTACGATGTTTTGACCTCCCTCAAGGAGAGGGGCTTTGTCGAGGAGCTGGAGGGCAAGGCGAGGACGTTCGTGGCGGTTGAGCCCGAGGTGGCCTTCCACCGCTACAGCAGGTCGTTAAAGGAGCTGGTCGGGGAGATCAAAAAGTTCGCAGAGGGTATGAGGATTGAGGATAGGAAGCACGCGATATGGAGGTTCTCCTCCCCGGAGGAGGTTCTCCTGAGTATGAAAAACATGATGGATGAGACCGGGTTCGAGTTCACGTTGCTGGCTCCGAGTGGCTTCATCCCCAAAGTCGAGGACGGGCTGAAAGGGCTCCTGGAGCGGGGCGCCACAGTATCCATCTACACAAACGAAGAGCCTCCCCTAAGGTTAGAGGGCAACCTGTTCGTGAGGATAACGGACAAAATCGGACATATAATAGCCGTGAGGGACACCAAGGAGGTTCTGGTCTCACCGAGTCTCGTTTTCAACGTTGGCAAGGAGCTACCCTCAGGGTTCAAGTCCAATTTCCCTGAGATAGTCTTCTCGCACTACATATACCTCCGCGATATATTCGAGGCTTCGGAGCCACTCGACTACACCCTGAAGGACAGGGGTGAGATAAGGTTCGCAATGTGTTACCACGCCCTTCAGGTCATAGAGGGACTGCTCAGAGAGGGGCTTGAGGTGGACGCGGAGGTACATACGTCCTCCGGAGAGGTGCTTGGGGGGAGGGTGGTTGACTTCACCAACACCAAAATAATAAACAACTTCGTGCTGGAGGCAGGAGAAAGAAGGGTTCTCATCGGCGGGCCTTTTTCAATACTCGAAGAATATGAGGCCATGGGTATAGTCCTCCGTCCGAAGGGGACTGACAGCAAAAACGTTGCTGGGGAGTGATTTGTACGATGCTTTCTTCGCCCGGGTGAAGGTTGTTCACTTGGGTGTTGCGATTTGGCCTTTGTGGGCAAGTTCCCGGCGGAGTCAAGGGTTAAGGAAGGCGAGGAGCTGGACATAGTCTTCGACATGACAAAAGCCCACATATTCGACAGAAAAATTGGAAAAGCTGTGTTCTAACTTTTTTTAATAAACCCAGAGATTTTTTCGGGGGATTATCTCCTCCCTGCTCTTTCCCGCCTTCAAGTCCTCGATGAGCTTTAGCACACGGCGCTTTATCTCGTCCCTAACTTCCCGGTACTTTTCTATTGGCTGGCCGTAGGGGTCATCGAGTCCCCAGTCCCAGGTCTTTTCGGGCGGAGCGTAGGGGCACTTGTCGAGGCAGCCCATCGTGATGACGATGTGAGCTTTATCGGCCATCTCCATGGTGTAGAGTTTTGGGTACTGACCGTCCATTGGGATGCCGATTTCCTCCATGACCTTCCTCGCGAGGGGGTCTATCTCTTGGGCAGGCTCCGTCCCGGCGCTCATGGCCCTAAACCTCGGGTCGTCGTTGAAGTGGTTGAAGAACGCTTCCGCCATCTGACTCCTTGCGGAGTTCTTCACGCACACGAAGAGGATAAGCTTCTCCTCCATCCTTTCCACCCTCGGAGGATTAGAAACCCGGATTTAAATCATTTGCCGCAGTAGTTTATGTAGGCTATATATATGAAACAAATTTCAGGAATTGTTTAACCTTTGGTTCTAAAAACCCTTTTATTTGAACGTCCCTTCAAATAATTGGGTGAGAAAATGGCGGAGAAAGGATTGAGCCTCTTCGAAAAATACCTCTCGGTGTGGGTTCTCCTCTGCATAATCGCGGGGATAGCGATTGGTAAGCTCTTCCCATCAGTACCCCAGGCACTTTCAAAGTTTACCATAGCTAACGTCAACATGCCCATAGCGGTGCTGATATGGGCGATGATCTACCCCATGATGGTCAAGGTGGACTTTTCAGCCATAAGGCGCGTCCACAGGGGTCAGATGCTCAAGGGCCTGACCGTCACTTGGGTGACAAACTGGCTCGTAAAGCCCTTCAGCATGTTCCTCATAAGCTCCTTCTTCATAGGGGCGGTCTTCTCGGCCAGGTTCGGTCTCATTGAACCATCGCTGGCGAAGGAGTACATAGCGGGTGCGATACTCCTCGGGGCGGCACCTTGCACGGCAATGGTCTTCGTGTGGAGTTATCTGGCCGATGGCGACCCCCTCTACACCCTCGTGCAGGTGGCAACGAACGACCTCATAATTCTCTTTGCCTTCGCACCCATAGTCGGCTTCCTCATGGGCCTCAACGAGGTGCCCGTCCCTTACGACACGCTCCTCCTCTCGGTGGTGCTCTTCGTGGTCATTCCGCTGACGGCGGGCTACCTCTCGAGGAGGCACTTCCTCAAAACAAAGGGACCAGAGTGGTTCGAGCGCGAGTTCCTGCCGAAGCTGAGCACTGTTTCAATAACCGGCCTGCTTCTAACGCTTATACTCCTTTTCTCCTTCCAGGGAGAGATAATCCTCGAGAATCCTCTCCACATAGTCCTCATAGCCATTCCACTGACGATACAGACCTACTTCATCTTCGCGATAGCCTACGGGTGGTCGTGGCTCTGGAAGCTCCCGCACAAAGTCGCCGCTCCTGCTTCATTCATAGGTGCGAGCAACTTCTTTGAGTTAGCGGTAGCGGTTGCGATAGCCCTCTTCGGGCTGGAAAGCGGCGCGGCTCTGGCGACGGTGGTTGGAGTCCTGGAGGAAGTGTCCATAATGCTGAGCCTTGTGTGGATTGCCAGCAAGACAAGGGGACTGTTCACTGCCAAATTCGAAGCCGGAAGCACAATCCCAACGCTTGCTGAGGAGTGAAGGCTTTTCTCCGCTTTTCTCTTTCCGAAACCAAAACCCTAATCAATGAAAACGTCTTCACTAATTTTGGGATGCACCATGAGGATCGAACTTCCCGCGCCCCGGTTGAAGGGAGAGATGAGCCTCGAAGAGGCAATAAACCTGAGAAAAAGTGTGAGAACCTACCGAAATGAGCCTTTAACCATGATCCAGCTCTCCCAGCTGCTCTGGGCCGCTTATGGGATGAACGTCTGGGGAAAGCGGACCTCCCCGAGTGCCGGCGCCTGCTATCCATTTGAGATTTACGTGGTAGTTTCGAACGTTGAGGGCCTAAATCCAGGCCTCTACCACTACAAAGGGAGAGAACACGCCATTGAACTCGTTAGGGAGGGTGAGTTGAGTGGACCGTTGGCAAAGGCCTGCCTTGACCAGGAGCACATTGAGAGGGCACCGGTGAGTATAGTGGTGGTGGCCCACTACGAGAGGACGACGAGGCGATACGGGGAAAGAGGATACAGGTACGTGCACATAGACGCAGGCCACATGGGGCAGAACATCTACCTCCAGGCGACGGCTCTGGGACTTGGTACGGTTGCTGTGGGTGCTTTTAGGGATGAAGAGGTACGGGAAGTGCTCAACGTTCCGGGAGATCCGCTTTACATATTTCCCGTGGGAGTCCCCGCGGGGTAATCACACTATTTTTGGTTCACAAAAGAAAATTATATAAACCTAATCCACAAACCTTATCATGTCGAAAGTCGAACTTAAATGGAGTGATGTCGCATGGTGGAGTTTAGGGAAGACGTTTCTATAGTTTTGGGTGGTGCCGCAGGACAGGGCATCCAGACGGTCGAGGGAATCCTCACCTATGCCCTCAAGAAGTCCGGCTACCACGTCTACGCAAACAAGGAGTACATGTCCCGCGTCAGGGGCGGAATAAACACCACGGAGATACGCGTTTCTTCGAGGCGCGTCAGGGCCTTCGTGAAGAGGATAGACATACTCGTGCCGTTCAAGAAGGGCACCCTAACCTGGGTGAAGGAGAGGCTCGGCGAGAATACCGTTGTCCTCGGGGAGAAGGAAAACGTCGAGGAGGAGTTTTTGGACAAGGTCAACCTCGTTGAAGTCCCGCTCACCAAGATGGCCATGGAAGTCGGCAGTCAGCTCTACCTCAACACGACTGCGGCCGGCCTAATAGTCGGCCTCTTCCACGGCGACTTTGATGCTGTCGAGGAGTACATAAGGAAGCGCTTTGGAAGCAAGGGCGAGAACGTCGTCCAGAAGAACATTGAAGCCGCCAAGAAGGGTTACGAGCTGGGCGTTAAGCTCTGCGAGGAAGGAACCATCGGGGTTGAAGTCCAGAAGGACGAGAGCGTTGGGGAAGAGGTTCTCCTCACCGGAACCGAGGCGGTGGGAATAGGCGCTCTTGCCGGCGGCATGAACTTCCTGAGCTTCTACCCGATGAGTCCATCAACGGGAGTCTCCACCTTTGCCGCCCAGCACGCGGAGGACTTCGAGATAGTGGTTGAGCAGGTTGAGGACGAGATTTCAGCCATAAACATGGCACTCGGGGCGTGGTACGCTGGAGCGAGGGCGATGGTGAGCACCTCTGGGGGCGGCTTCGCATTAATGAGCGAGGCGATAAGCTTAGCCGGAATGGCTGAGAACCCGGTGGTGGTCCATCTCGCCCAGAGGCCAGGACCGGCCACAGGTCTGCCGACGAGAACGATGCAGGGTGATTTGAACCTTGTGCTCTACGCGGGTCACGGCGACTTCCCGAGGATAATCCTTGCCCCGGGTAGCCTTGAGGAGGCGTTCTATCTCACGGCGGAGGCCTTCAACTTGGCGGACAGGTACCAGGTTCCCGTGATAATACTCACGGATCAATACTTCGTTGACACCTACTACAACCTTCCGGCTCCGGACGTTGAGAAGGTCAAGTTCGAGCGCCACATAGTGGAGGCGAAGCCAGGCTATAGGAGGTACGAGCTCACCGAGGACGGAATCTCGCCGAGGGCTCTCCCTGGCTACGGTGAGGAGGTCGTGATTGCAAACGGTAACGAGCACGACGAGTGGGGAGACATAACCGAAGATGCCGAGCTCACGATAAAGATGCAGGAGAAGAGGGCCATTAAGAAGCTCGAGACGATAAAGAGGGACGCCCCACTGCCGAAGCTGATAGGAAGCGAGAACGCCAAATACCTCGTCATAGCGTGGGGTTCAACGCTCCACGTCGTTGAGGAGGCCTTTGAGAAGCTCGGGAGGGAAGATGTAGCGTTGCTCCACTTCAGCTGGGTCTACCCGCTCAACCCGAAGGTAAAGGAGTTCTTCGAGGGTAAGGTTCTCATTGACGTGGAGAACAACATCACCGGCCAGTTCGCGGAGCTTCTCAGGAAGGAGTTTGGAATTGGTGTCCATCACAGGATTCTGAAGTACGACGGGAGGCCGTTCTCGGTTGAAGAGGTTCTTGAGGGCCTCAAGGGGGTGATAGAATGAACGTTCAGCTTCCAACGGGGAGGGAGCTCTTCGAGCCGAAGAGGCCGGGGAGTGAAGACGTCGCCTGGTGCCCGGGATGCGGCAACTTCGGCATAAGGAACATACTTATCTCGGCCCTAACAGAGCTCAACCTAAGGCCCAACCAGGTAGCGGTCATCAGCGGCATCGGACAGGCCGCAAAGATGCCCCACTACATCAACGCCAACGGCTATCACACGCTCCACGGGCGCTCGATACCGATAGCAACCGGCGTAAAGGCCTCAAACCCAGAGCTTACGGTTATAGCGGAGGGTGGAGACGGCGATATGTATGCCGAGGGTGGAAACCACCTGCTCCACGCGATAAGGAGGAACCCGGACATAACGGTTCTAATCCACGACAACCAGGTTTACGGCCTTACCAAGGGACAGGCCTCGCCGACGACCATGAAGGGAATGAAGACCCCGACCCAGCCGTGGGGAGTGTTTGAGGAGCCGTTTAATCCTCTCGCCCTGGCAATAGCCCTGGACGCTTCCTTCGTCGCGAGAACCTTTATGGGCTACTTCAAGGAGAGCGTTGAGATAATCAAGAAGGCCATCCAGCACAAAGGCCTGGCAATAGTGGACATTCTCCACCCGTGTGTGAGCTTCAACAAGGTTAACACCTACGCATGGTACAGGGAGCACACCTACTGGATGGACGACCACGACCCCTACGACAGAGAGGCTGCCTTCAGGAGGGCAATCGAGAGTGACCCGATCCCGCTCGGGGTATTCTACATCAACGAGAAGCCTACCTTCGAGGAGATGGTTCCTGCATACAGGAAGGACAAGACCCCCCTCTGGAAGCGCGGGCCCAAACACGACCTCGTGGAGAAGTTCTTCGAGGAGAAGAAGCTCTGAGGGGCCTTAGGAGGTTTTCTTCTTTCACTTTGTTTCTGCAATTGAAAACCAATTTGGAGTGTGATCGCATGAAAGTTGGTGAAAAGGCGCCGGATTTCGTCCTCAAGGACCAGAACGGTGAGGAGTTCAAGCTCAGCGACTTCCGGGGGAAGAAGGTTCTCCTATCATTCCATCCACTGGCATGGACTTCGGTCTGCGAGAAGCAGATGAAGGCCTTGGAGGAGAACTACGAGCGCTTTGAGGAGCTGAACGTCGTCCCGGTCGGGATAAGCGTTGACCCAGTGCCGAGCAAGAAGGCATGGGCCGAGCACATGGGGCTGAAGAAGCTGAGGATTCTGAGCGACTTCTGGCCGCATGGAGCCGTGGCAAAGCTCTACGGCCTCTTCAGAGAGGACGGGGGCTTCTCCGAGAGGGCAAACGTACTGGTGGACGGGGAGGGGAAGGTAGCCTTCCTCAAGGTCTACCCGATAAGCGAGCTCCCTGACTTGGAGGAGATTTTCGGGTTCCTCGAGTGATTTTCTTTTTAAAATGTTGATACGCCGGGGAAGGAATGAAACAACTTCGTCCACAACCTTTGGTTTAGAGAAAGCTTTTTTATGTTCCCGCACCAAATAGGTTCGGTGATGAAAATGCCGAAGGTACGAGTCGAAAAGATATGCTCCGAACCGGAGCTGTACATAATTAGGGTGGACGATGACCGCATAGG from Palaeococcus ferrophilus DSM 13482 carries:
- a CDS encoding carbohydrate kinase family protein, whose amino-acid sequence is MNYCEGKEMLDVLSIGEVLVDLKLIDKKLSMHTGGSCLNVAFYASQAGAKASFIGTIGNDFLGTYIRRELERLNFRPALSVTHHNTTLVLIKTEKETPIPIIYRGADRFITRELLEEKWKDAKIVHTSAFALSLPPSQEAILDALREAKEEGALISVDPNYRKAIWERWGADKRALLEAISLADFVKPSMDDAKELFGSKDPIDALRNFKRLGAKNVILSMGAKGVLALMEEGEYIRVLARNADVVDPTGAGDSLLGTVLAKLSKGHDMEEAINSGVEVASRVVSEEGTLVKVR
- a CDS encoding TrmB family transcriptional regulator gives rise to the protein MESLLEKLKKFGFTKYEALTYITLLAHGPLTARGISQKGQIPYNRTYDVLTSLKERGFVEELEGKARTFVAVEPEVAFHRYSRSLKELVGEIKKFAEGMRIEDRKHAIWRFSSPEEVLLSMKNMMDETGFEFTLLAPSGFIPKVEDGLKGLLERGATVSIYTNEEPPLRLEGNLFVRITDKIGHIIAVRDTKEVLVSPSLVFNVGKELPSGFKSNFPEIVFSHYIYLRDIFEASEPLDYTLKDRGEIRFAMCYHALQVIEGLLREGLEVDAEVHTSSGEVLGGRVVDFTNTKIINNFVLEAGERRVLIGGPFSILEEYEAMGIVLRPKGTDSKNVAGE
- a CDS encoding arsenate reductase ArsC — translated: MEEKLILFVCVKNSARSQMAEAFFNHFNDDPRFRAMSAGTEPAQEIDPLARKVMEEIGIPMDGQYPKLYTMEMADKAHIVITMGCLDKCPYAPPEKTWDWGLDDPYGQPIEKYREVRDEIKRRVLKLIEDLKAGKSREEIIPRKNLWVY
- the arsB gene encoding ACR3 family arsenite efflux transporter, whose product is MGEKMAEKGLSLFEKYLSVWVLLCIIAGIAIGKLFPSVPQALSKFTIANVNMPIAVLIWAMIYPMMVKVDFSAIRRVHRGQMLKGLTVTWVTNWLVKPFSMFLISSFFIGAVFSARFGLIEPSLAKEYIAGAILLGAAPCTAMVFVWSYLADGDPLYTLVQVATNDLIILFAFAPIVGFLMGLNEVPVPYDTLLLSVVLFVVIPLTAGYLSRRHFLKTKGPEWFEREFLPKLSTVSITGLLLTLILLFSFQGEIILENPLHIVLIAIPLTIQTYFIFAIAYGWSWLWKLPHKVAAPASFIGASNFFELAVAVAIALFGLESGAALATVVGVLEEVSIMLSLVWIASKTRGLFTAKFEAGSTIPTLAEE
- a CDS encoding SagB/ThcOx family dehydrogenase, which codes for MRIELPAPRLKGEMSLEEAINLRKSVRTYRNEPLTMIQLSQLLWAAYGMNVWGKRTSPSAGACYPFEIYVVVSNVEGLNPGLYHYKGREHAIELVREGELSGPLAKACLDQEHIERAPVSIVVVAHYERTTRRYGERGYRYVHIDAGHMGQNIYLQATALGLGTVAVGAFRDEEVREVLNVPGDPLYIFPVGVPAG
- a CDS encoding 2-oxoacid:acceptor oxidoreductase subunit alpha; this encodes MVEFREDVSIVLGGAAGQGIQTVEGILTYALKKSGYHVYANKEYMSRVRGGINTTEIRVSSRRVRAFVKRIDILVPFKKGTLTWVKERLGENTVVLGEKENVEEEFLDKVNLVEVPLTKMAMEVGSQLYLNTTAAGLIVGLFHGDFDAVEEYIRKRFGSKGENVVQKNIEAAKKGYELGVKLCEEGTIGVEVQKDESVGEEVLLTGTEAVGIGALAGGMNFLSFYPMSPSTGVSTFAAQHAEDFEIVVEQVEDEISAINMALGAWYAGARAMVSTSGGGFALMSEAISLAGMAENPVVVHLAQRPGPATGLPTRTMQGDLNLVLYAGHGDFPRIILAPGSLEEAFYLTAEAFNLADRYQVPVIILTDQYFVDTYYNLPAPDVEKVKFERHIVEAKPGYRRYELTEDGISPRALPGYGEEVVIANGNEHDEWGDITEDAELTIKMQEKRAIKKLETIKRDAPLPKLIGSENAKYLVIAWGSTLHVVEEAFEKLGREDVALLHFSWVYPLNPKVKEFFEGKVLIDVENNITGQFAELLRKEFGIGVHHRILKYDGRPFSVEEVLEGLKGVIE
- a CDS encoding thiamine pyrophosphate-dependent enzyme encodes the protein MNVQLPTGRELFEPKRPGSEDVAWCPGCGNFGIRNILISALTELNLRPNQVAVISGIGQAAKMPHYINANGYHTLHGRSIPIATGVKASNPELTVIAEGGDGDMYAEGGNHLLHAIRRNPDITVLIHDNQVYGLTKGQASPTTMKGMKTPTQPWGVFEEPFNPLALAIALDASFVARTFMGYFKESVEIIKKAIQHKGLAIVDILHPCVSFNKVNTYAWYREHTYWMDDHDPYDREAAFRRAIESDPIPLGVFYINEKPTFEEMVPAYRKDKTPLWKRGPKHDLVEKFFEEKKL
- a CDS encoding peroxiredoxin, whose translation is MKVGEKAPDFVLKDQNGEEFKLSDFRGKKVLLSFHPLAWTSVCEKQMKALEENYERFEELNVVPVGISVDPVPSKKAWAEHMGLKKLRILSDFWPHGAVAKLYGLFREDGGFSERANVLVDGEGKVAFLKVYPISELPDLEEIFGFLE